The following proteins are co-located in the Amyelois transitella isolate CPQ chromosome W, ilAmyTran1.1, whole genome shotgun sequence genome:
- the LOC132904119 gene encoding uncharacterized protein LOC132904119 produces MLSIKKIVGEVFSATFKKTSIHKVCSSLIGKLDSPESFLEALSKQMTTDNINMVFSTTKHQSDSPMWFELRYGRITGSTLYEAAHCRTINGSLLNAIMGEHTKFTSIAMSRGKILEKKVIKVVSKKEKIEIEEAGLLLNAEYPIFGATPDGLTENYTVEVKFPSTESAILSYVKE; encoded by the exons atgctgtcaataaaaaagattgtCGGGGAAGTATTCTCCGCTACTTTCAAGAAGACAAGCATTCATAAGGTGTGTTCAAGCTTGATTGGAAAGTTGGACTCGCCAGAATCATTTCTTGAAGCATTATCAAAGCAAATGACCactgataatataaatatggtatTTTCCACCACCAAACATCAAAGTGATTCACCAATGTGGTTTGAGTTGAG GTACGGCAGAATTACTGGCTCAACTCTTTATGAAGCCGCTCACTGTAGAACTATAAATGGTTCCCTTCTGAACGCAATTATGGGagaacatacaaaatttacttCCATTGCGATGAGTAGAGGGAaaatactagaaaaaaaagttatcaaagTAGTAAGCAAGAAAGAAAAG ATTGAAATTGAAGAAGCTGGACTACTTCTTAATGCCGAGTATCCTATTTTTGGAGCAACACCTGACGGGCttactgaaaattatacaGTAGAAGTCAAATTTCCTTCAACCGAATCTGCCATACTTTCCTATgtgaaagaataa